From Vicinamibacteria bacterium, one genomic window encodes:
- a CDS encoding type II toxin-antitoxin system VapC family toxin: MKVLIDTHCWLWWFAEEERLNERARQLIGNGENVVYFSAASSWEIAIKCSMGKLKLPESPESYVPGRLASQGMRGMPVEHVHALRVASLPNHHRDPFDRLLVAQAQSESLAVLTVDPRIALYDVETVWAGQGSRPW; encoded by the coding sequence ATGAAGGTTCTGATCGACACCCACTGCTGGCTGTGGTGGTTCGCTGAAGAGGAACGACTCAACGAGAGAGCGCGCCAGCTAATTGGAAACGGCGAGAACGTCGTCTACTTTTCGGCGGCAAGCTCCTGGGAGATAGCGATCAAGTGCTCGATGGGAAAATTGAAGCTTCCCGAATCGCCCGAGAGCTACGTGCCCGGGCGCCTGGCGTCTCAAGGAATGCGGGGAATGCCCGTCGAGCACGTTCACGCACTTCGCGTGGCGTCCCTCCCCAACCACCATCGGGATCCGTTCGACCGGCTACTGGTTGCCCAGGCGCAATCGGAAAGCCTGGCGGTTCTGACGGTGGACCCCCGGATCGCCCTGTACGACGTCGAGACCGTGTGGGCCGGGCAAGGATCACGACCGTGGTGA
- a CDS encoding type II toxin-antitoxin system Phd/YefM family antitoxin, with the protein MVAEVNVHEAKTHLSRLLARVAAGEEIIISKAGKPVARLVPFHGAGKKRVPGQDRGKVWIAEDFDAPLPEEIQKLFE; encoded by the coding sequence ATGGTGGCTGAAGTGAACGTCCACGAGGCGAAAACCCATCTTTCGCGGCTTCTCGCGCGCGTCGCGGCGGGAGAGGAAATCATCATCTCCAAAGCGGGCAAGCCGGTCGCGCGGCTCGTTCCGTTTCACGGAGCCGGGAAGAAACGCGTTCCAGGACAGGACCGCGGGAAGGTGTGGATCGCCGAGGACTTCGACGCCCCCCTCCCCGAGGAGATTCAGAAACTCTTCGAATGA